In Candidatus Binataceae bacterium, the sequence CCACGCTGCTCGAGCATGGATCTGATCTGCAAAAAAAGAAGTTTCTCCGCCGCATTCTCACCGGAGAAGATGCCTGGTGCCAGCTCTTCAGCGAGCCTGGCAGCGGCTCTGATCTGGCGGGCGCGACGACCCGCGCAGAATTGAACGGCGACCATTGGATCATCAACGGACAGAAGGTCTGGACGACGAGTGCCCATCATGCCGATCACGGCCTGTTGCTGGCGCGCACGGATTGGGACGCGCCCAAACATGAGGGGCTGTCGTACTTCGTGATCGACATCAGGCAGCCAGGCGTCGATGTGCAGCCGCTCAAGCAAATGAATGGGCACGCGTCATTCAACCAGGTGTTCTTCACCGACGCGACGGTGCCGGCGGAGAACCTGGTCGCCGGCGTCGGCGACGGCTGGAAGGTCGCGATGACGACCCTCGCTCACGAGCGCCGCGGCGCCGACGGGCTGGCGCCACCGTCGAAGCGCGGCACGCGGCAGGGACGAATCCACGCCGAGGAGCGCGCCGAACTCGACAAGGCCAACCAGCCGTACAAATGGTATCCGCAGCGCGCCGGTCGCGTGGACCTCGTCATCGAGCGCGCCAAAGAGACCGGCGCGAACAAGGATCCTCACGTCCGCCAGGAAATCGCCAAGTTGATGATCATGGCGAAGTCGGCCGAATGGACCGCGCGCCGCGCCCGCGCCGCTCAACGACAGGGACGGCCGCAGGGCCCGGAAGGCTCGCTGGGAAAGCTGGCGGCCAGCAATGTCGCCCGCGCCGCTGCGCACGTCCATACGATGATTACCGGGACCGCAGCGATGCTCACTGGCGGCGGGAGTCCGCGTGAGGGAATCATCGCCGAGATTCTGGTTTCGGTGCCTGCGGTCTCGATCGCGGGCGGCACCGACGAGATCCAGCGCAACATCATCGCCGAGCGTGTACTCGAACTACCAAAAGAGCCGCGGTTCGACACCGGCCCGTTCCGCAACGTGCGCCGGAACTAGCCGGCGCCGTTCAACGATCATGTTGCGCGCGTTGTCGCGTGAAGGAGCTGCTGATGAAAATTGGAGTGATGATCGCGGCGACGGCCGAAAGCGGAAACTTGGCGGAGATCGCTCGCGAGGCTGAAAACCTGGGCTACGAGTCGTTCTTCATACCTGAACATCCCGTCATTCCCGTCGGCTTCAAGACAGCGCCGCCGGGTGGTGGCGCGCTGCCCGAGCATTACGGACGCTGGATGGATCCATTTGTCGGGCTGGCGCTGGCCGCGGGTGTCACGCGGCGGATTAAGCTCGGCACCGGGATCTGCCTGCTACCCGAGCGCGAACCACTGGTGACCGCCAAAATGATCGCGACGCTGGATATTGTCTCGGGCGGCCGAATCATACTCGGTGTCGGCGCGGGTTGGCTCAAGGAGGAGACGGAGGCGACTGGCGCGAATTTCGGGACACGGTGGAAACGGCTGCGCGAAACCGTCGAAGCGCTACGCCTCTTATGGACGGACGCGGAGGCGAGCTATCAGGGCGATATCGTCCGTTTTCCGGTGGTGCGCTGCGATCCGAAGCCGATCCAGAAGGGCGGCCCGCCGATCCTACTTGGCGCCCACGGGCCAAAAGGCCGTGAGCGGGTGGCACGTACATACGACGGCTGGTGCCCACTCGCCGCCAAACCAGAGAGCTTCAAGCGCGACGTCGCCGAACTGCGCAAACTCGTCGCCGAGCGCGGCCGTAACCCGGACTCGCTTCATATCATGGCGTTCGTTTCGCCCGGCGACGATGGTATCTCGAGTGACCAGCTCAAGCTCTACGCGGAGACCGGCGCCGAGCGCCTGGTGCTCTTCTCGCAGCGCGATGCGATCGCGATGGCGCAGGGACGGACGCTGGAGATAATTCGCCGGCTCGCGCCGACCGTCGAGCGCGCCGCGCAGCTCTAGCCTCGCAGATGGAATGATCAGCCGCCTGCTCTAGTACCAGAGGCGAAGGCCATAGATGAAACGCGGATCATTGGGGTTGCCGCCTTCCTCGCGCGTGAAGGTAGCGGTGTCCCCGAATGTGCCGGTATAAGCGACGCCGACATACGGCGCGAACTTGCGGCTGATTTCGTAGCGGATGCGCAGGCCAGTATCGATCTCCGAGAGGCCCGAGCCGACGCTGCGGCGCCGGTCGCTTTTGCTGTAAAAATTCATTTCGATTTGCGGCTGCGCGATGAGGCGGTTCGTAATCAGGAGATCATAGGAGCCGTTTATTCGCCCGGCGAAATGGCCTTTGTCGCTAAAGTAGAAGGTCGGCGCGAATTGAAACCAATAAGGCGCCAGACCTTCGACGCCGATAGCTCCCCAGGCGCGTCCGGGATTGGAATCCAAGTCGTAACGCACGCCTGCTTGAACGTCGAAGAACCTGAAGTGTGGTATCGGCCGATCATACAGCACTTCCTGATCGCCATCGGTCATTTTGCCATGCTCGACGAAGCCTTCGGACTTGAACCAGAGCTTGTTCATGTCGGTGCCGGCCCAGCCCTCACCGTCCCAACGAAATTCATTATCGGGCCCATTGGTGCGGCCTTCGAGTTCATCGAATAGCAGATGGTAGAAGATCGTGTCGTCCATGACGGGCGGTTCTCCGTACTGCGTGTAAACTGGCGTCGCAGGACTCGACGATTGAGCGTTAGCGGCAGCGCCGGCGATCGTCACCGCGGCCACGATCAGGCAAGTCATTGCGGCCATCCTCACGAGACGATCACGGCGCGAAACATGCCCGCCTCCATGTGGTAGAGCAGATGACAATGGAAGGCCCACTGGCCCGGTGTATCAGCACTGACCAGGAAACTCAGCCGCTCGCCGCCCTTAACATTGAGGGTGTGTTTGTATGGTCGGAACTCACCATTGCCGTTTTCCAGCTCGCTCCAGAGCCCGTGAAGATGAATCGGGTGTTCCATCATCGTGTCGTTGACCAGAATGATGCGGACGCGCTCGCCGAGCTGCAGCCGGATCGGCTCGGCATCGCTGAATTTCTCGCCATTGAACCCCCATATGAAGCGTTGCATGTTGCCGGTCAGATGGAGCTCGATTTCGCGAGCCGGCGGCCGCGGATCAGTTCCACGGTAGACCGCGCGTAAATCGGAATAGGCCAGCACACGGCGGCCCGGTGGAAAGCCTTCGCCGGGGCGCGCTAACCGATTCGTTGGCATCGCGGCGACATTATCGACTTGCGGACCGGGGCGGGCTTTTACATTTTGTGCAAGCGGCGCCTTGCTGTCGCCGAGATCGGGACCGACCACTGCGGCGCTGGTGCGCGGTCCGGGCTGCCCCGGCGCATTCTCACCCGTCATTGGCGCGCGCGACGCGACTCGAACTTCTGCGTTAGCAGGCTGCATGCTCATGCCGGGCATATTACCCATCTCCATACCCGGCATCCCGGACATATCGCCCATCTCCATGACCGGAGCCGACATATTCCCCATGCCGAACATCTGCATTCCCATATCGATCATCGTACGTTGAGGCCGCGGGTCCATGGCGGGGATTTCCGCACTCATCCCATAAGCCGGCGCGAGGGTCCCGCGCGCATAGCCAGTGCGGTCCTCGGCCTGCGCGAAGATCGTGTAGGCGCGCGCGTCTCGCGGCTGCACGATCGCGTCGTAAGTTTCGGCGACCGAAATCCGCAACTCATCGACTTCGATCGGCTCGACGTCGTTGCCGTCGGTCTGCACGATCGCCATCGGCAGGCCGGGGATGCGCACATCGAAGATGCTCATCGACGACGCATTGATGAAGCGCAGGCGCACACGCTCGTGAGGGCGAAACACGCCGGTCCAATTGGTTGCCGGCGGTTGCCCGTTAATCAGGTAGGTGTAAGTCGCCCCACTGACATCGAGAATGTCGTTGGGGCTCATGTTCATGCGGCCCCATCTAAGACGCTCCGCCGTCGTCGCCCCAAGGCCCTTCGTTCGAGCATCCGAGAGGAAAGTGCCGACCGTCGGTTGATGGAAGTTGTAGTAGTCGCTCTGTTGCTTGAGATTGCTGAAGAGAACCTCCGGATCCGTGTCGGTCCAATCCGAAAGCACCACCACGTACTCGCGATCGTAATCGACCGGATGCTTATCCTGAGGTTCGATAATGAGCGCGCCGTATTGCCCGGTCTGCTCCTGGAAGCGGCTGTGGCTGTGATACCAGTAGGTGCCGCTCTGGCGGACCGGAAACCGATAGACGAAAGTCTCGCCCGGCGGAATCCCGGGAAAGCCCAGGCCTGGGACACCGTCCATGTCTGAGGGGGTCCGAATTCCATGCCAGTGGATGGAAGATGTGTCCTTAAGCCGATTGCTGACGGCCAGCGTAACCGTGTCGCCCTCGCGCCATCGCAGGGTGGGTCCCGGGACTGAACCGTTGACCGCGGTGGCGTAGGCGGGGCGCCCGGTGTAGTTCACCGGAACCTGCTCGACGATCAGGTTGAAGGAGTTCCCCGAGAGCGTCGGAGGATCTGCCGCGTTTACGGCTGCGGATGCCGGCCATCGCCACAGATCCAAACTGGCGACTACTCCGCCGGCGAGCACGCCCTGAACAAACCGTCTGCGGGTGATCCCGCCGGAATTGGTTCCGCCACTCCCGTACGTAGCCGACCCAGACCTGCCGATGCGAGTTTCAGATGACATTGAAAACCCCCGTTGTGGACTGAAGACGCGGCCCGCGCTTGAGTCCCGGCCGTCTGCTGCTCAAGGTGGCGGTACCGCAAAACGAGCCCCAATAATCGCCCTCGGGGCGGCTATTTCAAGCGTGGTCTTCTTCAATGCCCGGTTTTGGCGGCGCTGAATTATGGTGGTGAGCGGCGCAAGTCGAGCGTCAGCGGAAACGCGGGATTAGTCTCATGCGCTGGCGTCGGCAGCGGACCCGGCGAATGGCCGAACGGGACGAAACGCGCCGCGCGCCGCGCCTCGGCCTCGTTGGCGTTGACCGGAAAGGTGTCGTAGTTGCGGCCGCCCGGATGCGCGACGTGATAGGTGCATCCGCCGACCGCGCGCCCGCTCCACGTATCCACGATATCGAAGATCAACGGCGCATGGACCGGGATCGTGGGATGCAGACATGACGGCGGTTGCCAGGCGCGATAGCGCACGCCCGCGACGAATTGCCCGCGCGTGCCGGTCGGATGGAGCGGCACGCGGCGGCCATTGCAGATCACGGCGTGGCGCTCGCCATTGAGCCCGTCGACTTTGACCTGCAGCCGCTCGACCGAGGAATCAACGTAGCGGGCGGTCCCACCGACCGTGGCTTCTTCACCGAGGACGTACCAAGGCTCCGTCGCCTGCCGCAGCTCCAGATCAATC encodes:
- a CDS encoding acyl-CoA dehydrogenase family protein, whose protein sequence is MDKISEADVRAEVRAWLAAHWDPEMSLVAWRGMLADSGWGMPQWPQAWYGRGLPVGLVRVVEEEFAAVGAVGAAKSGVRLLAAATLLEHGSDLQKKKFLRRILTGEDAWCQLFSEPGSGSDLAGATTRAELNGDHWIINGQKVWTTSAHHADHGLLLARTDWDAPKHEGLSYFVIDIRQPGVDVQPLKQMNGHASFNQVFFTDATVPAENLVAGVGDGWKVAMTTLAHERRGADGLAPPSKRGTRQGRIHAEERAELDKANQPYKWYPQRAGRVDLVIERAKETGANKDPHVRQEIAKLMIMAKSAEWTARRARAAQRQGRPQGPEGSLGKLAASNVARAAAHVHTMITGTAAMLTGGGSPREGIIAEILVSVPAVSIAGGTDEIQRNIIAERVLELPKEPRFDTGPFRNVRRN
- a CDS encoding copper resistance system multicopper oxidase: MSSETRIGRSGSATYGSGGTNSGGITRRRFVQGVLAGGVVASLDLWRWPASAAVNAADPPTLSGNSFNLIVEQVPVNYTGRPAYATAVNGSVPGPTLRWREGDTVTLAVSNRLKDTSSIHWHGIRTPSDMDGVPGLGFPGIPPGETFVYRFPVRQSGTYWYHSHSRFQEQTGQYGALIIEPQDKHPVDYDREYVVVLSDWTDTDPEVLFSNLKQQSDYYNFHQPTVGTFLSDARTKGLGATTAERLRWGRMNMSPNDILDVSGATYTYLINGQPPATNWTGVFRPHERVRLRFINASSMSIFDVRIPGLPMAIVQTDGNDVEPIEVDELRISVAETYDAIVQPRDARAYTIFAQAEDRTGYARGTLAPAYGMSAEIPAMDPRPQRTMIDMGMQMFGMGNMSAPVMEMGDMSGMPGMEMGNMPGMSMQPANAEVRVASRAPMTGENAPGQPGPRTSAAVVGPDLGDSKAPLAQNVKARPGPQVDNVAAMPTNRLARPGEGFPPGRRVLAYSDLRAVYRGTDPRPPAREIELHLTGNMQRFIWGFNGEKFSDAEPIRLQLGERVRIILVNDTMMEHPIHLHGLWSELENGNGEFRPYKHTLNVKGGERLSFLVSADTPGQWAFHCHLLYHMEAGMFRAVIVS
- a CDS encoding copper resistance protein B, with translation MTCLIVAAVTIAGAAANAQSSSPATPVYTQYGEPPVMDDTIFYHLLFDELEGRTNGPDNEFRWDGEGWAGTDMNKLWFKSEGFVEHGKMTDGDQEVLYDRPIPHFRFFDVQAGVRYDLDSNPGRAWGAIGVEGLAPYWFQFAPTFYFSDKGHFAGRINGSYDLLITNRLIAQPQIEMNFYSKSDRRRSVGSGLSEIDTGLRIRYEISRKFAPYVGVAYTGTFGDTATFTREEGGNPNDPRFIYGLRLWY
- a CDS encoding LLM class F420-dependent oxidoreductase; protein product: MKIGVMIAATAESGNLAEIAREAENLGYESFFIPEHPVIPVGFKTAPPGGGALPEHYGRWMDPFVGLALAAGVTRRIKLGTGICLLPEREPLVTAKMIATLDIVSGGRIILGVGAGWLKEETEATGANFGTRWKRLRETVEALRLLWTDAEASYQGDIVRFPVVRCDPKPIQKGGPPILLGAHGPKGRERVARTYDGWCPLAAKPESFKRDVAELRKLVAERGRNPDSLHIMAFVSPGDDGISSDQLKLYAETGAERLVLFSQRDAIAMAQGRTLEIIRRLAPTVERAAQL